A window of Chlorobium phaeobacteroides DSM 266 genomic DNA:
TTCCGGCATCAGTAAATTTCCGATAAGGGGTGAACGTATGACGCGAAGACAAGACAGGTCGGCATCTCAGGTTGGCTTCGCCTATGGCAGGCTCATTTTTGGCTCGAGATGCCTCTCTTTTGCAGTCTCATGAATTATTCAGGATAGGTGGTATCATCCAGTTCTGAATAGACTTTCAATCCCGCTTTCGTTGTCGTTCCTGCGATCAGGTTGACAATAACCTCATGACTGATCAATGGTTGGCCACGCCAGTTCATACTGATATAGGAGAAGAGACGATGCTCAATTTTGTTCCACTTGCTGGTGCCGGGAGGCAAATGAGAGACATGGATCGACATACGCAACTCATCGGCCAGTTTTTGAAGCTCCAGCTTCCATAAACGTACTTTGCTCCCGTTACTTCCTCCACCATCAGCCGTGATCATGATCTTCGTTGCATCAGCATAACGAGGCTTACCCATTGTATACCACCAACGACGAATGGTTTCAACGGCAAAGCTTGCTGTATCATGATCAGTGCCGACGCTCACCCATCCCGTGTTACTGCCAATATCATAGACACCGTAAGGATTTGCGCGTCCCAGGTCTTTGTCGATAAAGTCATGCACTTTGACTTCTTCCGGTTCTCCCTGGGGACGCCAGTTGGTACCATTATTTTTGAAAGCGCCTACCAGCTCTTTTTTCTTGGTATCGACCGATATGACAGGATTGCCGCCAGCAATGGTTTCTTTTGTCTGCGTATTGATAAGCTCGAATTGTGCGTTGCGGTCAGGATGATCCGCTCCTTCGAGTGTTTTTCTGTTGGCCTGCAAGCTATAGCCAAGCTCGCGAAGCAGGTCAGCAACTTTTGGGTAGCTCACCTTGAAGCCTTGTCGGGCAAGCTCTTCAGAAATGGTTCGCAAGCTTTTGCAGGTCCAGCGCAAAGGTGATTCAGGATCACCTCGCGTTGTCGGTTCAACAAGCTGCTCCAATGCTATGAGCACTCCTGATTCAGTCTTGGTGATGGATTTCCTTCCTCCCCCGACTTTCCGGATTCGCTTTTCCTGCTCCGGAACGGGTGGTTTTGCCGCAACCAGTTCATCCAGTCCTACATGTATGGCGCGGCGAGATACTCCTGTTGCTTGCGATACTTTGGTCACGCCGCCGTGCCCAAGTGCATACGCTTCATTGGCGGCAAAAAGACGCCTCATACGCTCATCCAATGCCCATTCGATTTTTTCGAATCTGATGCGGATCAGATCTATGTCGTCATCATGAATGTCCATGATGACAATATAACATCTTCTTTTTAATGTTATAGTTAATTATTAACGGTTCCTAAAAGAACAGTCTCTCAAAAAGGTGAGAGATCCGGTTTCCCAACTGGCCTTATTTTAAACGGACATTACTGTATCGCTACCGAAAAAAGAGAAATAGCTGATGTAAATAATCCCGATAACAGATATCCATCAAGATTCTTTTTTTATCTCGGACTGAATCCATCCTTTGGTTTGATGAAAATCTTCTGACAAAATGAGTATTTATTTGCAAAAAAACATTAATTTTATCTATATTAATTACAATATTTTTATGGATTTGTAAAAAGATGTAATTGTAAAGTGCATAAAATAAAAAAAAAACGAAAATGAAACCAATAAAATTAGCACTGTTCCTATTTACAGGATTGTTGGGAATTTCAGGTTGTAGTGCCTCGCATCATGCGGCTGAAACTCAAAAATCACTTGAAGGTGATAGAGTAACGGTAGGCTCAGTGCAGAAAGAAATCAGAAAAGGAATGTCAGGATCTGAAGTCGCGCTGGCACTTGGTTCACCAAACATTGTTTCAACAGATGAATTAGCCTGAATAATTCACGAGGGCAATAAAAAAGGGATGCATAATCGCCACAAAGTGTTATTTTATTGGTGCTTAGACAACAAATAACCACTGGACGGCTATGCAACTCCCTTACACCAATATACACACTGACCAACCCAACCAACAAGCGCTATTTCCTGATTGTTTCGAAGTATCCGTTGCCCCTGTCAAGGGCAAAAAAGTGGTTCTTGATTTCCAGGGAGGCAACGCCACCAGCGATGCCGGTGTCCTGCTGTTGAAGGAAGTCGAGTCCATGACCAGGATCGTTCCGAAGCTTGCCGATTGCATTGCTGATTCCCGTCGGACCTCATCTGTCATGCATTCGATCCCTGACCTGATCGCCCAGCGGGTCTACCAGATCGCCTGCGGCTATGAGGACGGCAACGACAGCAATTCCATGCGGAAGGATCCCGCTCTCAAGATGGCCCTCAACCGTCTTCCTGAAAGCGGCGATGACCTTGCCAGCCAGCCTACCTTCAGCAGGCTGGAGAACATGGTTACCCGTCCGGAGCTCTATCGTATGGCTGTCGGGTTCCTCGATCATTTCCTTGACTCCTACACCGAGGCACCGCGGGTCATCGTCCTGGACTTTGACGATACCGAGGATGTTGTTCATGGCAAACAGCAGCTGGCGCTTTTCAACGGCTATCACCAGGAGACCTGTTACCAGCCTCTCCATGTTTTCGAGGGGTTGACTGGCAAGCTGATCGCCTCGATCCTTCGCCCCGGCAGGCGTCCTACCGGCAAGGAGATTGTATCATACGTGAAGCGCATTGTCCGCCATATCCGGAGCAGGTGGCCGGAAACAATCATCGTCTACCGCGGCGACAGCCATTACGGTGTGCCGGAAGTCTACTCCTTCCTTGCCAGAGAGCAGAACTGCTACAGCGTGACCGGCCTCGGCGGTAATGACGTGCTGCTTCGCTCCGTCAAGGACATTATTGAGGAGGTCAAGAAGCATGGAGCCGGATACCGCCGTTACCATACCTTTCAGTATCAGGCACGGAGCTGGAAGGAGACCCGCAGAGTGGTCGCCAAGGTCGAGATGACCGAAAAGGGGCTGAACGTGCGCTTCATCAGCACCGACATGCAGGAGGCAAAGGCCAAGACTCTGTACGAGCAGATTTACAGTGCACGTGGCAACGATGAACTCTACATCAAGGCGCATAAAACGTTCATGAAAAGCGACCGGACCTCATGCCATCGCTTTCTTGCCAACCAGTTCAGGGTCTTCCTGCATTCGGCGGCCTATGTCCTGGTCCACGCCTTCCAGACCAACCTGCTCCGGGGCACCGCCCTTGCCACGGCGACCTTCGAGACAATCCGATTGAAGCTCCTGAAAATCGGAGCGAAGGTCATTGAGATGAAGACACGCATCAAGGTGCATCTGCCGACCTCATATCCGTACAAACCGATACTGAACAAGTGCTTCGCCGTCCTTGAGCACCTGCGATCAGTCCCATGGCCATCAACAGCAATTCCGTAATGCTGTATCGTTTCCAGAGGGGGAAGGTAACAATCAAACAGAGCTACAGGAAGGGCGTAAAAGTCATGACGTCAAGGCAAGACTATGGCCTCATGGTATCTGAGGCCATAGTCTTACGGGGATAAGCCGCTTTTCCGGCATCAGTAAATTTCCGATAAGGGGTGAACGTATGACGCGAAGACAAGACAGGTCGGCATCTCAGGTTGGCTTCGCCTATGGCAGGCTCATTTTTGGCTCGAGATGCCTCTCTTTTGCAGTCTCATGAATTATTCAGGTTAGGTCGTGAAGTTTGGATCTATGATAAAATATCATCTGATCGGGTCTATTCATCAGGTGGACTATTTATTGCAACAGGGGCATCATCCACAAGCCAGAAAACTCTAACCATAGTAATAAAATTCGACGATAACCGTAAAGTTCGCGAATTTGCTTACCACACATCAAGATTTTAATAAAAGTATTTTATGAAAAAAATACGGACTCTTCTCGTGTTGTCAATGTTATTGGCAACTGGTTGCCAATCAACAATCCCAAAAGATGCATTAGTATTGAATAATGAGTCACTTGCAACACGCCAACTTCAAACTCGCAAGTATCAGACAAAAGATGAAGCTAAAGTGTTATCATCTGTTGCAGGGGTTTTACAGGATTTAGGATTTAATCTGAATGAAAGCCATTCCGCATTGGGGGTTATTTCTGCTTCCAAAACACGGAGTGCTGTCAATGCTGGACAGCAGATACTTGCAGTTACTTTTGCACTTCTTGGTGGGGGAGTTTCTGCTACCGATGATCATCAGGTCATGACAGCATCTGTAGTAACAAAACCGGTTGGGGAAAAATCAGACTATGTCGCTGTAAGAGTCACTTTTCAGCGGCTTGTATACAATACCAACGGACAGGTTAGTAAAGCAGAAAGTCTCCAAGACTCAGAGATATATCAGGGCTTTTTTGAAAAACTTTCAAAATCAATTTTTCTTGAGGCACAGGAAATATGAAAAACACCTATTTAATTGGAACATTGTTATTGCTGAGTTTGACTGGATGTGCTACCACGAAGGAAAGACTTCTTGATTCCGACGTTAGTCAGGTTCAAATCAGAAGTATACAAACAAGAGCTTTTGATACAACAGACAAAGAAAAAGCTTTACGTACAGTTATTGCTACATTGCAAGACTTAGGATTTGTTATTGATAAAGCAGATGTGGTATTAGGTACAGTCAGCGCGACAAAACTTAATAACTACTCACTTAAGATGACTGTAACAACTCGCCAAAGGGGGACAACTCAGCTTTTGATACGTGCTAACGCACAATATAATGTGGCACCTGTAACAGACCCTCTGCCATACCAGCAATTTTTTATTGCACTTGAAAAAGCTATGTTCTTAACTGCCCATCAAGTTGACTAAAACACCTATTCATGATGCGATATAAAATGTCTCTGGAAAGGTAAGCAATTTAATGATATGATGTTGAGCCTCGTTAAATCGAGGCCACTGTTTTCGCTATGTTCTTGATCATCTGGCTAATCCCATCATGATTATCTCCCTAAAAAAAAGGAAAATCAGGGAGTATGCCGAATTCGAAAACAGAAAATTTACTGGCAATAAGCTCGTCAGCGCCAAGTGCCTGATCCAAAAAACAGGAGCCTGGCGTTGCTGAAGGCTTGGACAAGGTAAAGTTACCATCACAAACCTCGGCATGTGTAGTCGGCTTGATTGACGAAAAAATCAGTCGGTAGTCAAGAACATCGACTCATAAATCATGAGATCCATGCTGGGTATCATCAACGAGACAGCGATGGACTGGCTAACAGAGATCTGAAAACCTTTGGTCATGATCAGTTAGAATTCAAGCGTTTAGCTGCCAGTGCGTCATGGTATTATCTGAAGTGTGTTAGCCTTAAACGTTCAAAGCATTCAAGGAAGATGTCACTGCACCAGCAATTCCTGGAAATGTGTACGTGGATACTTTCCGTCGTCATCTCATAGACACAGCGGATAAGCTTGTACGACATGCAAGAAAATTAATCATGAACGTAACAAGAACACCGTAAAAATAGGCAAGCGCCCGGTTAAGTGCAGGAATCAGGTGCTCCCTTCAGCCAGTCTTCAACTTGAGTTGCACTGCAGTCAGGATAGTCGGTAACCCTATTCTTGACGAACTGTTCATAAGGCTGCAATTTTCGGAGTCGCCGGTTCTGTAGAGCAAGAAACGCACTGAATTCGTCATCGGTCATGCGGAAGAACTTGCGCACCGTCACTCTGTCCATTCCCGTCTTTCGGCTGATTTGACGGATGCTTAGAACTTATTCGTAAATAAAGCCAACTTTTCTGAGCGCTATGATAGATGCCGCCATGAACAACAATGCCTCATATCGTTCGTTAAGCTTTTCAAATCTCACCAGAATCTTTCGAAACCGATTGAACCATGAGTGAGATACCTCCACAACCCATCTGCGAGGCTTGTAATTCGGGTTATCTTTTTTCTCCTGAACTTCTTCGTTAAATTGTTTTACATGAGGAATATAGTGTTCAGATAGAATAATCAGAAGTGCGGGTTTTCCTTGGTATCCTTTATCAGCACAAAGGTTTTGTTCGCTCTCTGGACGCTTAACCACAATATTTTCAAGCACTGCTTTTAGTTGAGTGACATCGTGTCGGTTTGCTCCGGTTACGACTATCGAGAGCGGGACCCCACGCCCGTCTACCAGTATATGGCGCTTTGTCCCATTTTTTCCCCCGGTCCGTTGGATTTCGTCCAACAGTTTCCTGTGCAAGCGGAGCTTTTGTCATAGCACCATCTATGCTTTGCCACGTCCATGCTATTCCTTCCATATCATCATATTCTGCCAATCCTTTCTGCCACAGTGCAAGAAAAAAGCCTTTACGCTGCCATCGTGCAAAATGGGTGTAAATGGCACTGGGACTGCCAAACCGTTCTTTTGGCAAGGCTTGCCACTGACAACCGGTTCGCAAAACAAACATAATGCCTTCAAAGATCTTTCTTGATGGGATCGGTTTACGTCCTCCTCCGGACTTTCGTTTGTACTCTTTATTTGGATCTCGCTCGGGTGGAGGTATGAGCGGTTCAACAACACTCCAGAATGAATCTGATACCTCCCATGACTTGATCTTTGACATAACCTCTCCCATTGTAATGCATTACTTCTGAGAGAAACATAATATTTTGCTGACGTATATCAAAATTATTTACGAATAAGATCTTAATCCTTCTCGGGCAAATTCCTTAACTTTGTTGTACATGGTTAGCTTTTTTTCTAAGAAACTCCTATAGCCGTATCAGGGATTTCCATGGGTTGGAGAGAAAACCCATAGGAGTCAGCACGGCGACGTAACTGACCCAGAATCCTTGCCTTGTATTGTTCTTCATAATAATCAGCTCCGGGGTCAACATAGCGCATTCCGTATCGAAGCGTGTTATAGAACAGGACGGCAATCTTTCGAGCTGTGGCAGTGACAGCCTTGGCTTTTCCAGTTCTTGTTGCAAGTCTTCGATAAAAAGCGCCTAAGGCGGTTTCAGTTCGGCCTATGGCAGTAGCAGCAAGCCTCAATAGGGCAGCTGCTCGACTTGAGCTTGGACGCGTTCTTGATGACAGGATTTTGCCTCCTGAAATTTTGTTACCAGGAGACAAGCAAAGCCATGATGTGAAGTGTTTGTCGGTGGGCCATTTCGACATGTCGGCTCCACATTCGGAAACGAGCTTCAATGCCAGATAGGAACCCAGTCCGGTGATTTGCGTCAGATCAACGCCAATAATATTGAACAGTGTTTGACGAACATCAAAAGCAGGTGCATTTTTGTTGCATTCCCTGTATTTTGCTTTTGGTAGCGGCTGATCCGGCGGTATGCTGTTTTGCTGTAATCGGTCAAGAACAGCCTGAATTTCACGATCGCAGGCCTCTGCTTTTTCGTTGTAGATGTCGTAGAGTTCCAGTGACTGCATGAGGGCAAATATATGCTCAGGCTTGAAGTTTCCGGTCAGGGCAGCTGTCATGGTCTCAATTGAGTTCTTGCACCTGACATCCCTGAATTTGACCAGTTCTTGTGGGTTGCGATTTCCCGCAACAATTGCACGTATAATATCCATACCGGTTTTACCCGTAATTGTCGAGACGACATGATGCAATTGGATGTTCATCTGCATCAGGGCTTTCTGCATGTGCTGTATGTGGGCCGCTTTGTAGTCAAGCAACTTT
This region includes:
- a CDS encoding IS1380-like element ISCph6 family transposase; this encodes MQLPYTNIHTDQPNQQALFPDCFEVSVAPVKGKKVVLDFQGGNATSDAGVLLLKEVESMTRIVPKLADCIADSRRTSSVMHSIPDLIAQRVYQIACGYEDGNDSNSMRKDPALKMALNRLPESGDDLASQPTFSRLENMVTRPELYRMAVGFLDHFLDSYTEAPRVIVLDFDDTEDVVHGKQQLALFNGYHQETCYQPLHVFEGLTGKLIASILRPGRRPTGKEIVSYVKRIVRHIRSRWPETIIVYRGDSHYGVPEVYSFLAREQNCYSVTGLGGNDVLLRSVKDIIEEVKKHGAGYRRYHTFQYQARSWKETRRVVAKVEMTEKGLNVRFISTDMQEAKAKTLYEQIYSARGNDELYIKAHKTFMKSDRTSCHRFLANQFRVFLHSAAYVLVHAFQTNLLRGTALATATFETIRLKLLKIGAKVIEMKTRIKVHLPTSYPYKPILNKCFAVLEHLRSVPWPSTAIP
- a CDS encoding IS5 family transposase (programmed frameshift) — encoded protein: MSKIKSWEVSDSFWSVVEPLIPPPERDPNKEYKRKSGGGRKPIPSRKIFEGIMFVLRTGCQWQALPKERFGSPSAIYTHFARWQRKGFFLALWQKGLAEYDDMEGIAWTWQSIDGAMTKAPLAQETVGRNPTDRGKNGTKRHILVDGRGVPLSIVVTGANRHDVTQLKAVLENIVVKRPESEQNLCADKGYQGKPALLIILSEHYIPHVKQFNEEVQEKKDNPNYKPRRWVVEVSHSWFNRFRKILVRFEKLNERYEALLFMAASIIALRKVGFIYE
- a CDS encoding IS110 family RNA-guided transposase → MRKSKKAATMSLVHPNAAGIDIGSQFHDVAIPPDRAEETVKSFKSFTGDLHAMAKWLTACRIDTIAMESTGVYWIPAFEILENYGFKVFLVNAREAKNVPGRKTDSNDAQWLQKLHQLGLLRASFQPTSVIAELRAYLRQREKLLDYKAAHIQHMQKALMQMNIQLHHVVSTITGKTGMDIIRAIVAGNRNPQELVKFRDVRCKNSIETMTAALTGNFKPEHIFALMQSLELYDIYNEKAEACDREIQAVLDRLQQNSIPPDQPLPKAKYRECNKNAPAFDVRQTLFNIIGVDLTQITGLGSYLALKLVSECGADMSKWPTDKHFTSWLCLSPGNKISGGKILSSRTRPSSSRAAALLRLAATAIGRTETALGAFYRRLATRTGKAKAVTATARKIAVLFYNTLRYGMRYVDPGADYYEEQYKARILGQLRRRADSYGFSLQPMEIPDTAIGVS